DNA from Chloroflexota bacterium:
CCGGAAGAAAAAACGATCAAAGTCGGCATTACCACTCCTTCGACTGGCCCGGCTGCAGAAAAGGGTTCGCCCATGGGGCACGCCAACCTTGATGCCATCAAGTACGTCAACGAGGAGCTGGGCGGCATAGATGGCCATCTCATTGAGGTAGTATGGCTTGACAATGCTTATGACGCCTCCAAGGTGGTTACCAATGTAAAGCGATTTATGGACGAAGGTTGCGTCCTGTATGCCACCGCCTCTTCCAAGATGATGTCCGCCTCAATGGAAATCGCCAACCGGGCGGGATTCCCCGGCATTGTTTCGTTCAACGCCCCGGTGCTGCACCGCCCGCCACAGCACATCTACGGCCAGATGCCCGATTACGGTGACGACTGGTCCGCCTTCGCCAAATACTACATGGAAAATATCTGGACGGGCCCGGGGGAACCCAAGATGGCGATGCATCTGCTTAATAATACCACCGGCTACGGGGCCCTGGACGCCGCTAAAGCCGCTGCCGATGCCCTGGGCATCGAGATTCTGCCTCCGGAAGAACACACCACTGATACTATCTCGGAGATTGGGTCCCTGACTCGAATCAAAGGGCAGAACCCCGATGTTATCTACATCTCAAGCACACCGGCACCGACTGCGGTGATTATCAAGAACGCCGTTGAGCTGGGCCTGTATCCCGGTGTCACCATCGGTCTCGGTCACGCCGGTATAACCAAAGCACTGGTGGACATCGCCGGGGCTGACATTGTGGAAGGCGTGTATGGTGTATTCCCCACCGTGAACTGGGGCGATAATGTCCCTGGTATGGCCAAGATGACGGAATACTGCCAGAACCTGCACCCTAATGATTACGGCAACATGGACTACATCACTTCCTGGGCGCAGAGCCTGATTATTGCCGAAATCCTGCGAGTGACAGTGGAAAATGCCGGCT
Protein-coding regions in this window:
- a CDS encoding ABC transporter substrate-binding protein is translated as PEEKTIKVGITTPSTGPAAEKGSPMGHANLDAIKYVNEELGGIDGHLIEVVWLDNAYDASKVVTNVKRFMDEGCVLYATASSKMMSASMEIANRAGFPGIVSFNAPVLHRPPQHIYGQMPDYGDDWSAFAKYYMENIWTGPGEPKMAMHLLNNTTGYGALDAAKAAADALGIEILPPEEHTTDTISEIGSLTRIKGQNPDVIYISSTPAPTAVIIKNAVELGLYPGVTIGLGHAGITKALVDIAGADIVEGVYGVFPTVNWGDNVPGMAKMTEYCQNLHPNDYGNMDYITSWAQSLIIAEILRVTVENAGYDVLAKGGEEAWQAIETQGIQKLNYDVGGLHGPVIYSAGDNRLAKSVRVFQIQGGNIVPVTDWIDAPVVKYEEFEWFGQ